The DNA sequence GACCCGTTTTCGCGTAGTTTCGACGGTTCTATGAATCAGCTTCAGTACCATCACGCTCTCACACTTATATGGGAAGCTATAAGAGAGCTTAACGGCTACGTGGAAAAGACCGCACCGTGGAAGCTGGCAAAGGAGGGTGACGAGGAAACGCTCTCGAACGTCCTCTACACGCTGGCCGAAGGTCTCAGGATAGTCGCGGTATACTTATATCCCTTCATGCCCGAGGCCGCGCTGAAGATATGGGGCCAACTCGGCATAGACGCGGAGATAGAGAACTGTTCGTTCGATAAGGAAGTCGAAGTAGGCGGCAGGGAGATAGCCGGGCTCAAGGTCGATAAAGGGGCCCCGCTCTTTCCCCGGGTCGAATAAGGGGGTTTAACGGAATGAAGAATTTTTTGGCTGTACCGGTGGTTCTCTTTATGGCGCTCTCGGGCTGCGGCGGCTCCGACGCTAACGCCCCGAAGGCCGAAGCCCCGAAGGTTGAGACCGAAGGTCGGCATGTCCGCGAGGTAACGCTCATGGTGGATATGGAAGAGGAGAAGCGCCTCCAGCGGGCCTTCGATAACGGCGGGCAGCGCTGGAGGGGGGACGCCGCGGACGTGGCGCACGCCATGCTCCTGGAGCAGGGGCTCAACGTCAGCCGGGACGAGTGCGAGGTGGTCGAGGAGACGGAGGACTACTGCGTTGTAAGGACCGTGGCCGACGAGGGCGAGATAGACGTCCGCGTGGAGAGGCGCGTCAGGCCGGACGGTATATGGACCGCCACGAAGATAAAAGTTATTGAAACGGGAAATGAAAAAACTCCCTGACGCGCCATGAAGGAGGAGGGGGCCGGCCCGCCGCGCCCGGCGGGTAAGGAAAGCTTCGTAGACACCCACGCCCACCTCGACGACCCCCGCTTCGATGAGGACCGGGAAGAGGTCATCTCCAGGGCCTTTGAAGCCGGGGTCGAGTCCATGGTAACGGTCGGCTGCTGGCAGGGGGGGGAGGCGGCGGGAGAGCTCGAAAAAGTAGTTGCCATAGCCGAGGCCAACCCCTCCGTATACGCCGCGCTCGGCATCCATCCCCACGACGCCAAACTCGTAACCGACGAGACACCGTTCGACCTTATACGCAAACTCTCAAAAAACGAAAAAGTGGTCGCCGTGGGCGAGACCGGCCTGGACTTCCACTACACGAACTCGCCGCCCGAGACACAGAGGGACGTCTTCATAAGACATATCCGGCTCGCCAGGGAACTGGCCCTCCCGCTCATAGTGCACTCGCGGGAGGCCGAAGACGAGACCCTCGATATCCTTAGGAAAGAGGGGGCCGAGGAGGCCGGGGGCGTGATACACTGCTTCTCCGGCTCGCAAGAGATGGCCCGAAGGGCGATGGAGATGGGTTTCTATCTCGCCTTCGGCGGGGCCGTTACGTTCCCGAAGGCCGAGGCGCTCAGGGAGGTCGTAAAGGCCGTGCCCACCGAAAGGATGCTGCTCGAGACCGACTGCCCGTACCTTGCGCCCGTCCCCAGGAGGGGGAAGAGGAACGAGCCGGCCTTCGTTGTGGAGACGGCGAAGAGGCTGGCGGAGCTGAAGGGCCTGAGCCTCGCCGACGTGGCGCGCATCACCACGCTCAACGCGAGCGAGCTCTTCGGCCTGCCGGGCAAAGGGGCTCGGGGAGGCGAAGAAGAAGCCCGCATAGCATACCCCATAAGGAACTCGCTCTATCTGAACATAACCAACCGCTGCACCAACCACTGCACCTTCTGCGCCAAGTTCAAAGACTATACGGTGAAGGGCCACTACCTGAAGCTCAGAAGGGAGCCCACGTTCATGGACGTCTTGAAGGCCGTGGGTCCGGAGCCGGAGAGCTATGACGAGCTGGTCTTCTGCGGCTTCGGCGAGCCGCTTATAAGGCTCGACCTCCTGAGGAAGGTGGGGCTGCACTTCAAGAAGGCGGGCTGCAGGATAAGAGTGGACACCGACGGGCTCAGTAACCTCGTACACGGAGGCAACGTGCTGCCCAAACTGATGTTCGTCGACTGCATATCCGTCAGCATGAACGCCCCGGACTCGGAGACCTACCAGAAACTCTGCAAGACCCCGTTCGGCGATAAGGCATACCCGGCGATACTCTACTTCCTCCTGGAGGCGAAGAAGTACATCTCCAAGGTCGTGGCGACGGTCGTGGCCGTGCCGGGGCTGGACGTGGAGGCCTGCCGCAGGGTGGCCGAGGACGAGCTCGGGGTGGCCTTCAGGGTCAGGGACTATAACGAGGTCGGCTGATATGAGCCGCGGCCGCAACGCGATCCCGCTCTTGATATCCGTGGTCCTGCTCCTCAGCTCCGGCTCTCCGTGCTCCGGCGTCTACAAGATTTTAAGGGGAGGCGAGGGATGAGTTTTACCATGGCCCTTATACTCGCGCTCGGCATACCGACGGTGACGGGCTTCCTCCTTCTTAAGGTCGGCTTTGTCACCTACGTCCGCCTGCTCCGCCCCGCCGTCCCCCTCCCCCTTGAAAAACACCCTCTTTGACACCACCCGTTCTTAGTGCTATCTTTAAGCCATGCCGTTTAAATCCGGTTTCATAGCCATAATAGGCAGGCCCAACGCGGGGAAGTCCACCTTCCTGAACGCGGTCCTCGGCGAGAAGGTGTCCATAGTGTCGGAAAAGCCCCAGACCACACGTAACAGGATCCGGGGGGTGAAGAACCTCGAGGGCGCGCAAGTCGTTTTTATAGACACGCCGGGGCTGCACAGGGCCAGGGGGGAGCTTAATCGTTTTATGGTAAGGGAGGCGATGGGGGCGCTCACCGGCACCGACGCCATACTCTACCTCGTGGAGGCGACAAGGGGGGTCGACGAGACCGAGCGCTACATAATCGAGAGCCTCGGCAGTGTCAGGGCCCCGGTCATACTCGGCATAAACAAGGTGGACCTCGTGGCGAAGGGGAAGCTGCTGCCGCTGATCGAGCGGTACTCCGGACTCTTTAAGTTCAAAGAGATAGTGCCGCTCGCGGCCCTTACCGGCGACGGCGTGGACGAGCTCCTCGGCGAGCTCTTGAAGGTGGTTCCCGAGGGCCCGAGGTACTTCCCCGAGGACGCGATAACCGACCAGCCCGAGAGGGCCATAGCCGCGGAGATTATAAGGGAGAAGGTCTTTATCCTCGGGAGGCAGGAGATACCCTATTCCGTGGCGGTCATGGTGGAAGAGTTCGAGGAGAAGAAGGGCGGGAAGGTCGTCGCCATAAGGGCCGAGATTAACGTGGAGAGGGACTCTCAGAAGGGGATTATAATAGGCAAGGGGGGCGGGATGCTCAAGCGCATAGGCACGGCCGCGAGGAAGGACATAGAGAGGCTCCTCGGGGTGCGGGTCTTCCTCGAGCTCTTCGTCCGCGTCCGGAAGGACTGGACCCGGGACGCCCGGGCCATGAAGGAGTTCGGGTACGAGTGAAAGGCCGTTATGCGTGTGCGTGATGCGTTATACGTATTTAAGGATTTTCCGCATCACGTATAACGTACACGCATCACGGCTCTTTCACGCATAACGGCCTTTAACCCATGAAACCCATAGTCGCCATAGTGGGCCGCCCGAACGTAGGGAAGTCGGTCCTTTTTAATAAGCTCATAGGCCGCCGCAAGGCCATAACGAAGGACGAGCCCGGCGTTACGAGGGACCTGAACTACGCCGACTGCGAGGAGCGAGGCAGGCTCTTTACGCTCGTCGACACGGGCGGCTTCGAGCCCGAGGCGACCGAAGGGATACAGCGGCAGGTAAGGGAGCAGGCCCGTCTTGCAGTGGAGGAGGCCGACGCTATCGTCTTCGTTATGGACGGGAGGTCCGGCCCCATGCCAGGAGACCGTGAGATAGTGGATATGCTGAGGAGGTCCGGCAAGCCCGTCGTCTACGGGGTGAACAAGCTG is a window from the Thermodesulfobacteriota bacterium genome containing:
- a CDS encoding class I tRNA ligase family protein, whose product is DPFSRSFDGSMNQLQYHHALTLIWEAIRELNGYVEKTAPWKLAKEGDEETLSNVLYTLAEGLRIVAVYLYPFMPEAALKIWGQLGIDAEIENCSFDKEVEVGGREIAGLKVDKGAPLFPRVE
- a CDS encoding TatD family hydrolase — its product is MKEEGAGPPRPAGKESFVDTHAHLDDPRFDEDREEVISRAFEAGVESMVTVGCWQGGEAAGELEKVVAIAEANPSVYAALGIHPHDAKLVTDETPFDLIRKLSKNEKVVAVGETGLDFHYTNSPPETQRDVFIRHIRLARELALPLIVHSREAEDETLDILRKEGAEEAGGVIHCFSGSQEMARRAMEMGFYLAFGGAVTFPKAEALREVVKAVPTERMLLETDCPYLAPVPRRGKRNEPAFVVETAKRLAELKGLSLADVARITTLNASELFGLPGKGARGGEEEARIAYPIRNSLYLNITNRCTNHCTFCAKFKDYTVKGHYLKLRREPTFMDVLKAVGPEPESYDELVFCGFGEPLIRLDLLRKVGLHFKKAGCRIRVDTDGLSNLVHGGNVLPKLMFVDCISVSMNAPDSETYQKLCKTPFGDKAYPAILYFLLEAKKYISKVVATVVAVPGLDVEACRRVAEDELGVAFRVRDYNEVG
- the era gene encoding GTPase Era is translated as MPFKSGFIAIIGRPNAGKSTFLNAVLGEKVSIVSEKPQTTRNRIRGVKNLEGAQVVFIDTPGLHRARGELNRFMVREAMGALTGTDAILYLVEATRGVDETERYIIESLGSVRAPVILGINKVDLVAKGKLLPLIERYSGLFKFKEIVPLAALTGDGVDELLGELLKVVPEGPRYFPEDAITDQPERAIAAEIIREKVFILGRQEIPYSVAVMVEEFEEKKGGKVVAIRAEINVERDSQKGIIIGKGGGMLKRIGTAARKDIERLLGVRVFLELFVRVRKDWTRDARAMKEFGYE